The Schistocerca piceifrons isolate TAMUIC-IGC-003096 chromosome 5, iqSchPice1.1, whole genome shotgun sequence DNA segment ATCAAAATGTAACCTTCATTCCCTTTCATACTCTTTTTGTTCCAAATGACTAATcaaattcttttcctttatttcacaATATTCAAATAACTTTACTTAAACAAAGATGCATTTAACTCTGCGTCTACAACGGCACGAATCCTCTGCTCAGCATCTGTCTCACTACTACTGTAACATACAACTCCTGCGCTCCTCGCTGACAGCGATGACAAGACAAACATATATTCCAGTTCCGCAGCTACTCCGACCAAAGACTGCGCGCGCGTAATCAGCGCTTGAGACATCCTAAGTATCTAAAaaattccagaaatgcaaataacaaactcccaaTAGACCTGTTTCACTGTGACAGGAAAGAATAGAAATCTATAGAGCTGTgaagaggtgttgccatagagacggGATCAACTCAATCGAAGATTCACTGCCAATTAATCATATATTGCTATGTTACTTTAACTATAAGCCAGCGATATATTTCCAACTGCTCTACAACATAGCTTGCTCTTTCAGCAATATTTAAGAAAGCTCGTTTTCTTTCAGATATGGACGATAATTTTACTCTTCTGCATGGCGTCGTCCTACGACGCTGCTCCCGTGAATGAAGGCGACGTCAACACCGCACAGAATCAACCAGAGTCCGTGGATACGAGAAGTGGGACCGACGAGAGTACAGCAACCGCCCAGGGCAGCGTTACGAATGGGAAGTCAAGAGACGCTACACACGTATACATCCCCGGTGATGGCTTCGGAGTCGCCAGTCTTGAAAGGATTACAGACGGTGGCAAAGAGCAGACTGAGGTCGAAGCAGAGGAGCAACCGTCACCCGAAGAAACCATGAAAACAGCTGCTGCTATCATTTTCCCGCCTTTATTCAATAACGCAGGACCCTCTGAAAACGGCTCTCAGTAATGATCTCTCGCGTCATCTTCAATTGAAGCAGTAATTTACGACACACCAATCGCACCAGTCGAGTGCAAGTGTTGTGGCCTTCACTATTTATAAATTATTATGAAGTACTTCAGAATGCAGCATACATTTTTGGTTGACTTGTATCACTTTACACGTTTGTATTCGGATCTTCTGCTAATATTTACAACTTTCTGTAATGTTATTAATACAGCTATACGAAatgcattaaaaatataaaattttatgaacgTTTTTTATCATTTCGCAAATACCTGTATTGGAAAATTCTGTGCATCTTTTGTTACCCCTGACAGCACCTTACAAATTTCCTTAAACGTGTACAAAAATGGTCTGACACGCCCttctttttctcttgtttcctctgATATCGTTATCTGAAATTGTCCTCAGTGCCGATCTACATTACTATAAGGCTGAAATGTTCACCTAATCACACTAATCCAGTAGCAGGTTATTTTTCAGCTTCCAgctctaacaaaaattttattttctgtatttcaaaTAATTACTGACCGAAGTTAAAAATTCAGAAAGCTCTCATAGTTCGCTCACTAAGAGATATAATCAAACGTTACGAGTTTAACACAGTAGGTCAAGTATTAGAGTGAACTCTGTACTCGCCTTGAGGCAGACACTCCCACGTCGCGCAGATCACCCAGCCTGCATTCATACGTTGTTCGAGAatgagacttccaacaaactttacaagtGGCTTCAAACACTTTCGAAACTTTACTCGCAGACACCCACACAAACACATGAAACTAGAGGTGTTTATAGCTTGTTACGTTTTCACTATTCATACTGTGAAACATCAACAAatagcataacgttttaatttattacttgtttactactaaaTGTATTGTCAGTACCTTTCGATAACAGTACCTGTATATGCCACTGAATTTACCTCAAAAGTTATATCATTGCAAGCCTCATAATTCAGGAAATATGATGCactaaacactgagatgcataaaAAACTAGCTGTTCTTGAAACTGAGGTGTTCTGCACGTTGGAGCTCGATTCATGAAAGAACCTTGAGGGTAGTACTTACTGGTAACTTTCTGTCTGTGTAAACAAGCCTCTGCCACTCCCTACaacattctgttttctttttctactCAGTACCAGATTATTAACAATATAGGTTTGATTCCGTGATGATATCACAGTttttcagggatggtggagaaggTAAATGTACACAGGtccggaaacgactgagtcgaaagttcTAAGCTAAAACAGTTCTTATACCTCTGCCAGTGTATtacgtgtaccggtactgttgttagtAATATTGTAGAATAGGCAACTGTCAGAGGTGTTATCTTCATAACTATGCCCATTTGCTTATCTTCGCTACTTAGTAACGTAACTCTTCCGCTGTAGGCCTCTTGGGATCCATATATTTAGaggaggtggtatggaccaaaccaaCAAAAAACTCCATTAATTATGGgaactaaaatgcataccttaagagctattggctattgttcaatagaagagacatGTTTCGCAGTAGTGAACATGAAGTAGTACTCATAGACcttaagacatgcattttagagccagttTACTCTATAGTGTTTTCATTTGTCTGTCCATGCTGTACTTCTGAAAGTTGGCTACCTTATAATCTTAACAACAACAACCGTCCCAGTActcgtattccactgtcagaggtttcAAAATGATATTCCCCATAATTTTCGACTCTATTGTTTCCAGACCCGGTTCAGGAGTAAGAGTTGTTACACGAAAAGAAAAGGCCACAGACCACAGCCACAGTTATACAAAACAAGGTTTTAATAAAATAATGGACGGTATAAGATGGCTAGATTATCATGGAACTAATACGATGAGACAACCACCCGAAAAAACATTAAATCCTTCGTCCGTTTAAATTGGACAGGAGCCATAATGCCTCGAAATACAACAATAATATCCTTGCGATTGCTTCGTCACAGCATAAAATTGAGAGTACACTCCTCGGTAGGCCAAAGGGTTCCCTCCTCTCAATATGCGAAACAGACGACGTGAAGACACGGTTCACCGCAAGTGTGACTTCACAAACACTGCATTTCAGTGAGTATTCATGGCGCAGGAGATAAGTATGCCTCGTTGGGTGGTGACCGATACGAAGGCGATGGAAGACCACCTCGTCACTTCTTGGAGATAGAAAGGAAGTGCGCCGCGGTCTAATGGTCAGTTTGATCGACCGCAGGTTGTTGTTGGGCACTATCAGCTGCTGCTTTCCCTGTAAGCCAACGCTCTCTTTGTCACCTACGAAACAAAAGCTTCTGGGGAGAAGCTGAAGTGAAATGTGATATTTTCCTGGCAAGCTGCTTTCTGTGCTCTGTCGGCTTCCTCATTCCTCTCGGAATATTAGCTCGTGATTAgtctgtagaatgaaggctttcacgaccgggtgacatggctgttgatatactttccgggatgtgaggtcgtggtccaagaacttttctgctccttacgtttcgtccaaaatgcgctggacttcctcagaggcgctgcttcGCTTAGTCTTGCCGactgtcggcaagactcagcggagcagcgtctctgaggaagtccagcgcagttctggacgaaacgtgagaggcagaaaagttcttggaccacgacctcacatcccggaaagtatatcaacagccgtGATTAGTCTGCCTATATCCTCTCCTGTTTAATTATTCGCACTAAGTTTTTCCTTCTCCAATACTTTGTGTTCTACAAGCACAAGCTTTCTTTACAACGTCACTGAAACGCTATTTCTTTGCCATTTTATGTGGCTTAGTGTATCTTTCCTTCCATTATCAATCTTAGAGTAATCCATGAAGTAAGCGTTCGTGATACTTGGCTCGTATGTACCGTCTGACGAAATACGACTTCTTCTGTTGTGacaatgtgatcctatttccttcctatctttaaccatttTGCCTTTTTTTGTTAGATATTATTCCCCTGTGACTGTTATTACAGCTACGTAAACTTGGATGTCAAACTACAACGAAATATCGGAAATTGGTTTTCAATGAAAGTGATGTTAGCTCTGTTTTCATTCAATATGTCATACTTGATATTTGTACGCAGGAGAGTCTTCAAATATTCTGAGTGCAAGTAATGTGATATTTGATTAACTCTGCCATAGTTGTTGCCAGTAGAGTACTGTGAGAACTGAAGGAGTGAGTCGCATGGTGGTCACACTACTGAGTGTCCGGAAGTAACTTGCAGAGCATAGAGAAAGGATACAGAGGACATTGAGCTTTGGCCATATGATTTGGTAAACATTGATTTGAGAAGTGTAAATGTTTTATGGGAGATAATCTTTATGACCACCCAAGCACATATCTGGTCTGAGAGAGATGGGTATTTACATTGCTAGTTCTATAATGTTCCTGCTGCTGCGAGTACACTAATGGGTTGGGAAACATGTCATTTAATGCATCCAAACGTGACCTGCGTGACAGGCAAATGGACATTCATGGCCCTTTAAAACTGTGGTACAAATGAGCCATCAGCAGACCCATCACAATGAATAACGGACTTGTGGGGAGAGACGAATGAACACATTCTATCTGTCTTGCTGGATCTGCACCACTGGAAATACGTATGTACCATGCACCAGTGTCAGGTGTGATCTTCCTGTCACCACTGTTTCAAAGAAAACGCTAGATGGGTTGTCAGTGGAGGGCATATCACAGAAATGCGTTCCTAAGTCTGTCTTCTAGTTCCGAAATGTGTACTATTTCAGCACTTTGCACCGATTTCATTCTTGATTGTGAACATTAGAGGAGGTAGACGTATAGCaatgtgtcgtgtgtgtgtggcAACTGTGTGGTGCACTTCTACTTTCCCTAATTGAACAGGTTTCATATTATTCTATATCTTTGGCTTTACtcatgtaattggatagataaaatatcTGCTCACCAAGCGGAGGGAGAACAAACACATAATAGACTGTTGTCATTGGCAATTTTTGCAGGCAGAAGGGTCGAAGGGGAAGGAATAAGGATGAAGGAAGGCAGATGGgtcgaaggggaaggaagaaggatgaaggaaaaggactggagagttctaggaaaatggaaagtcacccagaatcgcGGGTCGTGGGAGACTTAAcgttcccaacaatcagtctttccttctcctcCTGTACGGTAACtctcccctgacctgcggttctgggtgactttcccgaactCTAACCCTTTTCCTAGACCGCTCCGGTCCTTTACctccacccttcttccttccccatcAACTTTTCTGAAGGATCCACCAGCTCCTAACGCTTTTCaaacacaacagtcttttatgtgtgtgttctgccgctgcttggtgagcagattttttatctgcccagttaaaaaatttttcaataattttttgacTTTACTCAGATATTTACTAGTTAGGTCATACTTTAGGTATATATGAACTGATGGAAGAGTAATTTATTACTACTATATAATGTATTGGAACAGTAGATTTTTTGTTAGTTTTCAATGTTATTTTCACAGCTCTTTGAAAATGTTACAGTACATTAGTATATTACTTACTATTTGCAATCAATGTACTGCCAATTTCTAATTGGTGAAAAGGGAGTGCGGTAATGTAaggtttctagcttatttttgtaatcaatgAAAGTGGTGTAAGCTCTGTTTTCATTGGATACGTCATATCTGATCTCCGTACACGGACATTTTCCGAACAATAGCTTTGAATAGTCGATATGTGACGCCACAGAGattctgagtacaagcaatgtgatctttggaTGTCAGTAGCGTGGTCATTGGCAGCGTCATTCGGTGAGATGTGAGTGAGTTAGTCGAGTGTTCGTCACGAGCATCTCTGCTGCTGGAGACTGATAACAGACTGATAAAGACGCAGAGCATGCTGAATTTTAGAAATATGATTTAGTAAGGATTGCTCTGAGAAGTGTGAAGGTTTTCATGTAATGTTGCCGCTACATTGCTTGATTACGCGTAATTTATGATCTGTTTGAGAAACGGAAAGTCTGAGTGGAAGTTTTCTTTATTGAGTCGGGTTAGTGAGTTTCATTGTtcagattaaaaaacaaagttATCACTTCACATGGCTTGCATTCATAAAATATAGTTTTACCACTCTTTCGCCATTTCAATAATCAATTTCATGGCAGAGTCATATTTtgaattataaataatttttgtgaagaagGTGGCAATTGTTAGATAATCAGTGTATCAGAAGAGTTTTTGAATGCTTGTCTCTTTTATATCATTGAGTAAACGCAATATCCTCCAGCATCTCCTCACCATAATCTCGTTGTGTAAAATGTGTGTTGCCACATAGCACTTAGCGGAATCCAGTAGCTAAAGTCAGAGCTTAATAGCGTTTAGAATAACTGCAAGTCCTTGCATTGGACTATGCAAGGCACTCTTACCTTTAGCTTGTTTAGTGCTTAGTTCTATGGTAGTGTTAATGACTTTTGAGCAGTACCCAGTTTCCATTGCTACATGCACGCTATATAAGTTTGTAAGATACAGTTTCTCATTACGGCCGGGATACGGATGAAACATTCACAGTAAGCtctatatttcaaaattattgtgaggttcagcttgtgtaaagtttatttcagatttcatttcatctgctgacaccCTTATTGTTGCAGTAAAGTGTCACATTCGTGTGTGTATCATTTAATGTTTGGAGTCTTAAAGACACGCATTGTTACACAGTTCACTGGACCGCACGATACAAAATTTTCACAGGATAGATTTCGTAGTTTCTACAATTAACTGAAGTATAGTTATAGAGTTTCAGATAGTTTTGGCGATTCATTTTATCAGATAGCGTTTACATAATCACACCACCTGCTTTGCTCAGAATAACAATAAGGACATACATGAAGTTAAAGAGCAGTAAACCAGGCCAGTCTACTTTACAGAacacaacaacaattttttttagtaC contains these protein-coding regions:
- the LOC124799326 gene encoding uncharacterized protein LOC124799326 — translated: MGLTKIWTIILLFCMASSYDAAPVNEGDVNTAQNQPESVDTRSGTDESTATAQGSVTNGKSRDATHVYIPGDGFGVASLERITDGGKEQTEVEAEEQPSPEETMKTAAAIIFPPLFNNAGPSENGSQ